The following proteins come from a genomic window of Finegoldia magna ATCC 29328:
- a CDS encoding nitroreductase family protein: protein MNEFLENRKSVRDFKSKNLSDSDLQKVESIIFDINNSAKKHDVSFKLYKDGSVVYNALDGEGGYGGAMIKANHYIAMEADKNNEQSMIFGAFYFENLITKLDALNVGSCWVTISNASEESKKRAFGENCNVDFLLAMGYAPSEFGFGKKKFSSRIGVEEFVCDKSLSTPIDIDKLQNYGLDELFSYLRFAPSTKNEQPWRFVLNDDDLDLYIKDYKGIENLIDAGIVMYYYTELANYNSIDANWVVKDNLSDKDNYKYIASVNF, encoded by the coding sequence ATGAACGAATTTTTAGAAAATAGAAAATCAGTAAGAGATTTTAAATCAAAAAATCTTAGTGATTCAGATTTACAAAAAGTTGAATCTATAATTTTTGATATAAACAATTCAGCAAAAAAACACGATGTTAGTTTTAAATTATATAAAGATGGTTCTGTAGTTTACAATGCACTTGATGGTGAAGGTGGATATGGAGGAGCTATGATTAAAGCTAACCATTATATTGCTATGGAAGCGGACAAAAACAACGAACAATCAATGATATTTGGTGCATTTTATTTTGAAAACTTAATCACTAAACTAGATGCATTAAATGTAGGAAGTTGTTGGGTAACTATATCTAACGCATCTGAAGAATCTAAAAAAAGGGCTTTTGGAGAAAATTGTAACGTAGATTTCTTGCTTGCTATGGGATATGCTCCAAGTGAATTTGGATTTGGTAAGAAAAAATTTAGCTCTAGAATTGGCGTTGAAGAATTTGTGTGTGACAAATCATTGTCTACTCCGATAGATATAGATAAATTACAAAATTACGGTTTAGATGAATTATTTAGTTATTTGAGATTTGCTCCATCAACTAAAAATGAACAACCTTGGAGATTCGTTCTAAATGATGATGATTTGGATTTGTATATTAAAGATTACAAAGGAATCGAAAATCTAATAGATGCAGGAATAGTAATGTACTATTATACAGAATTAGCTAATTATAATAGTATTGATGCTAATTGGGTTGTAAAAGACAACTTAAGTGATAAGGATAATTACAAATATATCGCATCAGTTAATTTCTAA
- a CDS encoding ATP-dependent helicase, which produces MKFTENQQKAISHYESPALVLAVPGAGKTTVLLNRIKYLEKVHNVDPKSILSITFSKSQAMDMKERFSEKFPETDSAYFSTIHSFCYYIIKLYYKMNNRIFKILESNNDTNKYLVIRNIMRKINKTNSKDEDVEKFLQYYGYCKNMMIIKDFPKFDIENFEQIYQEYESFKKKNFFIDFDDMLTKSFEILNEDEYILKRIKRKYKFFQVDEGQDTSKIQFELIKKIAYPENNLFIVADDDQSIYSFRGADPSYLLDFNKIFSNASIYYIDQNFRCSDKIVNASNLFIKQNKNRYNKDVTSTKASNKKIIIKFPQNFLSLYSYLKNNINPDKKTAILYRKNISSIALTKYLHDQDIDFHSRYQKDDFYNHFVLNDILKMIAFSENKTSVGLFRDIYYKLNSYIKKTSINQLETYDESMPVLDRLLDDSTLSRYYVDRFMDLKSFFSGIKRAKGSKKIDIIMNDIDYKTYIEDSVLLQNQKISLDHLVEIYKYLFKDCECYEDFINEIESLKKIQKESIKHTSNLNLLTVHSAKGLEFDEVFIIDLIDGEFPTNIDSNKKNYENIFEEERRMFYVAMTRAKDKLTLLSPKTRNSVEVDSSQFLKDIIEIENNLKN; this is translated from the coding sequence ATGAAATTTACTGAAAATCAACAAAAAGCAATATCTCATTATGAATCCCCTGCTTTAGTACTAGCAGTCCCAGGAGCCGGCAAAACTACGGTACTTCTAAATAGAATAAAATACTTGGAGAAAGTTCACAACGTTGATCCAAAAAGTATTTTATCAATAACATTCAGCAAATCTCAAGCAATGGATATGAAAGAAAGATTTTCTGAAAAATTCCCAGAAACAGATTCTGCGTATTTTTCTACGATACATTCTTTTTGCTATTATATTATAAAACTATACTATAAAATGAATAATAGAATTTTCAAAATACTTGAATCAAATAATGATACCAATAAATATTTGGTCATCAGAAATATCATGCGAAAAATCAATAAAACAAATTCTAAAGATGAAGATGTTGAAAAATTTTTACAATACTATGGATATTGTAAAAATATGATGATAATAAAAGATTTTCCAAAATTCGACATTGAAAACTTCGAGCAAATTTATCAAGAATATGAAAGCTTTAAGAAAAAAAATTTCTTTATAGATTTTGATGATATGCTTACAAAGTCATTTGAAATTCTTAATGAGGATGAATATATACTAAAAAGAATTAAACGCAAGTACAAGTTTTTTCAAGTAGACGAAGGTCAGGACACCTCAAAAATTCAATTTGAGTTAATCAAAAAAATCGCATATCCGGAAAATAATTTGTTCATTGTAGCAGATGACGATCAATCAATTTATTCTTTTAGAGGAGCAGATCCTAGTTATTTATTGGATTTTAATAAAATTTTTTCCAATGCAAGTATTTATTATATTGATCAAAATTTTAGATGCAGCGACAAAATAGTAAACGCAAGTAACTTGTTTATTAAGCAAAATAAAAACCGATATAATAAGGATGTTACTTCAACAAAAGCATCAAACAAGAAAATAATAATAAAATTTCCTCAAAACTTTTTATCGTTGTATTCTTATCTGAAAAACAATATTAATCCCGATAAAAAAACCGCTATTTTATACCGTAAAAATATTTCTTCTATAGCGCTAACGAAATATTTACATGATCAGGATATTGATTTTCACTCCAGATATCAAAAAGATGATTTTTATAATCATTTTGTACTAAATGATATTCTAAAAATGATTGCTTTTTCGGAAAATAAAACCTCTGTCGGCCTTTTTAGAGACATATACTACAAACTAAACAGCTACATCAAAAAAACATCAATAAATCAACTGGAAACCTACGATGAATCAATGCCTGTTTTAGATCGTCTTTTGGATGATTCAACTTTAAGTAGGTATTATGTAGACAGATTTATGGACTTAAAATCATTTTTTTCCGGAATAAAAAGAGCAAAAGGTTCCAAGAAAATTGATATTATAATGAATGACATTGATTACAAAACATATATTGAAGATAGTGTTTTGCTACAAAACCAAAAAATATCATTGGACCATTTAGTCGAAATATATAAGTACCTGTTTAAAGATTGTGAGTGTTACGAAGATTTTATAAACGAAATTGAAAGCTTAAAGAAAATTCAAAAAGAATCAATAAAACATACCAGTAATTTAAATTTGCTAACTGTACATTCTGCAAAAGGATTGGAATTCGATGAAGTATTCATCATAGATTTAATAGATGGTGAGTTTCCTACAAACATCGATTCGAATAAAAAAAATTATGAAAATATATTTGAAGAAGAACGACGAATGTTTTATGTAGCTATGACTAGAGCTAAAGACAAATTAACTCTGTTGTCTCCTAAAACTAGAAATTCTGTTGAAGTTGATTCATCTCAATTCTTAAAAGATATTATAGAAATTGAAAATAATTTAAAAAACTAG
- the modB gene encoding molybdate ABC transporter permease subunit, with protein sequence MNNDIMMPIIISLKVSVISTIITSVLSIFIAWMMVKFNKKNGSILEAIITLPLVLPPSILGYILLIIIGNNGLIGKFFYDNFEWSIIFTWKACVIASVIVSFPLMYQNCKSAFQSIDKKILNAARTMGASEWKIFFRIAIPLAYTGIISGLVLAFARSLGEFGATMMVAGNIPRKTQTIPLAMYYAVERGDKTMANTLMIVVVTFSFLLIYFLNRWIEKRRNRNAEL encoded by the coding sequence ATGAATAATGATATTATGATGCCTATTATAATTTCATTAAAGGTATCTGTAATTTCAACTATTATTACATCTGTCCTATCAATATTTATAGCTTGGATGATGGTAAAATTCAACAAGAAAAATGGCAGTATACTAGAGGCAATAATTACATTGCCTCTTGTTTTACCGCCATCAATATTAGGATACATACTTTTAATTATAATAGGAAATAACGGTTTAATTGGGAAATTCTTTTATGATAATTTTGAGTGGAGTATTATTTTTACATGGAAAGCTTGTGTTATAGCATCTGTAATAGTATCGTTTCCATTAATGTATCAAAATTGTAAGTCTGCATTTCAAAGTATAGACAAGAAAATTTTGAATGCAGCGAGAACAATGGGCGCAAGTGAGTGGAAAATATTTTTCAGGATTGCAATTCCATTAGCATACACTGGAATAATTAGTGGATTAGTTTTAGCTTTTGCTAGAAGCTTAGGAGAATTTGGGGCGACTATGATGGTTGCTGGAAATATTCCAAGGAAAACTCAAACAATTCCATTGGCTATGTATTATGCTGTGGAAAGAGGAGATAAAACAATGGCGAATACTTTAATGATTGTAGTTGTTACATTCTCATTTTTGTTGATATATTTCCTAAATAGATGGATAGAAAAGAGAAGGAATAGAAATGCTGAATTGTAA
- the modA gene encoding molybdate ABC transporter substrate-binding protein — translation MKKKYLLLMIVGCLILASCAKNEKQNTEKKEEQKTEQKAETQSISLFAAASLEESLAKIIPEFEKENNVKVDVNLASSGKLQKQIEQKAPCDVFVSAGQKQVKALEEKELAKDSKSLLKNKLVIVKNKETDIKISKIEDLENIKGKIAVAELETVPVGQYTKDSLTHYNLLDKLQEKFVYGKNVKDTLRFVDSKEAEVGFVYSSDAVTDEKVEVVFNVDDSSHKPIIYPITKTTYSKNTEMQNKLYEFLQNELSEKYFKEAGFESSHE, via the coding sequence ATGAAGAAAAAGTACTTATTATTAATGATAGTGGGGTGTTTAATTTTGGCTAGTTGTGCTAAAAATGAAAAACAAAATACTGAAAAGAAAGAAGAACAAAAAACTGAACAAAAAGCAGAAACTCAAAGCATAAGCTTGTTTGCAGCAGCTTCTTTAGAAGAATCGTTAGCGAAAATTATTCCTGAATTTGAAAAAGAAAATAATGTTAAAGTAGATGTTAACTTAGCAAGTTCAGGAAAATTACAAAAACAAATCGAACAAAAAGCTCCTTGTGATGTTTTTGTTTCAGCAGGACAAAAACAAGTAAAAGCTCTTGAAGAAAAAGAACTTGCAAAAGATTCAAAAAGTTTATTAAAAAACAAATTAGTTATTGTTAAAAACAAAGAAACAGATATTAAAATTTCTAAAATTGAAGATTTGGAAAATATTAAAGGCAAAATTGCTGTAGCTGAATTGGAAACTGTTCCGGTAGGACAATATACAAAAGATAGTTTAACTCATTATAATTTATTGGATAAACTTCAAGAAAAGTTTGTATATGGTAAAAATGTCAAAGATACTTTGAGATTTGTTGATAGCAAAGAAGCTGAAGTTGGTTTTGTATATTCTTCTGATGCTGTAACTGATGAAAAGGTTGAAGTGGTTTTTAATGTTGATGATAGCTCACACAAACCTATTATTTATCCAATAACCAAGACAACTTACTCTAAGAATACTGAAATGCAAAACAAATTATATGAATTCTTACAAAATGAATTATCTGAAAAGTATTTTAAAGAAGCGGGTTTTGAATCTAGCCATGAATAA
- a CDS encoding ATP-binding cassette domain-containing protein yields MLNCNIEKKLNHFVLNVDFTVENEILCIMGESGSGKTSILNSIAGILTPEKGDIILDDNILFSDKINLKPQLRNIGYVFQDYALFPNMSVKDNIFFMNPDKDYTNSLIEKLRIEYLLDNFPNTLSGGEKQKVSIVRALANKPRLLLMDEPFSSIDEKFKNKFYEELIEIKKSLDVPIIMVTHNRHEAEILADKLIFIDKGRIIK; encoded by the coding sequence ATGCTGAATTGTAATATCGAAAAAAAATTGAATCATTTTGTACTTAATGTAGATTTTACTGTGGAAAATGAAATTTTGTGCATAATGGGAGAATCGGGAAGTGGAAAAACATCTATACTAAATTCAATTGCTGGAATTTTAACGCCAGAAAAAGGAGATATTATTTTAGATGATAATATTTTGTTTTCAGATAAAATAAATTTGAAACCACAACTAAGAAATATTGGATATGTTTTTCAAGACTACGCACTATTTCCGAATATGAGTGTAAAAGACAATATTTTCTTTATGAATCCAGATAAAGATTACACAAATTCGCTTATAGAAAAACTTAGAATTGAATATCTTTTAGATAATTTTCCTAATACTTTATCTGGTGGAGAAAAACAAAAAGTTTCAATAGTAAGAGCATTAGCAAATAAACCGCGTTTACTTTTAATGGATGAGCCATTCAGTTCAATTGATGAAAAATTTAAAAACAAATTTTATGAAGAACTAATTGAAATCAAAAAATCATTAGATGTTCCAATTATTATGGTTACACATAATAGACACGAAGCAGAAATTTTAGCTGATAAATTAATTTTTATTGATAAGGGAAGAATTATAAAATAA